The Puntigrus tetrazona isolate hp1 chromosome 19, ASM1883169v1, whole genome shotgun sequence genome has a segment encoding these proteins:
- the si:ch211-80h18.1 gene encoding PE-PGRS family protein PE_PGRS5 isoform X12, whose protein sequence is MLSRNLVIASVAVVFLASTVSAAPVEDKEPEENDFEAEEGEEELSEEEEDDDDSKGQHMKGAGSQQATAAPKGLGMTPGSAAAGESPNGQKLNGGTQTGQVSSGSTSTASNGANGSNGRDGYSRPSGSSSHDASYGGQDGSKSEIVPPGVGTGGEGANGGSGSKVPGTDGGVHSVSITVVSSGQGSSGHIAAGHGSTMISSHAFGRPSAGQMSDGVAVVSSEVQSQPAGSEGLAPHTDGSQYENGETAHDGSQIESPEIPEIESNGNGHKQLLNGGETGLTGLDHFMAGTSQIQGTGGFDSFGTSPHLEITGIIDQSSHDFLVGLMGGIGESFGPDTQTDGLDHMGLAFQVDSAGAGLSPGHPSSGGPVLDAPPDSPGPDYLSVDNGNGDYAHSISTADNGAQPKSPADTTDSSLVFDAMSHPGHSFLDYSDGGADNNGADLPDTNGNGNGRHKPVVDIQKGDPPGVHLDISGTGHQGAATEMHHTAVGALDQSDHTLSPYLDTTGFDGVAGASMQTDMAGAAGNPVTDGQIQTDVTGQGHLAVTDGVPNYTADSARATGTGFTDASETHSSMVQTDLPVTGDPFTGVSSQTDAMGTATAEPQGTLGSPSQPGATEQTQPAVSAGEQYHTSGQGPEENVELEDTC, encoded by the exons ATGCTGTCACG AAATCTTGTAATTGCTTCAGTGGCTGTTGTGTTTCTGGCGTCCACCGTATCTGCGGCTCCAGTTGAAG ATAAGGAGCCTGAGGAAAATGACTTTGAGGCTGAAGAGGGTGAAGAAGAACTGTCAGAGGAGGAAGAGG ATGATGATGACTCCAAAGGTCAGCATATGAAGG GAGCCGGATCGCAGCAGGCCACTGCAGCACCCAAAGGCTTGG GTATGACTCCTGGCAGCGCCGCCGCGGGCGAATCCCCAAACG GTCAGAAGCTTAATGGTGGCACTCAAACTGGCCAAGTCT CATCAGGCAGCACGTCGACAGCTTCAAATGGAGCAAACG GAAGCAACGGAAGAGACGGGTACTCTCGCCCATCTGGCTCTAGTTCTCATG ATGCAAGTTATGGTGGACAAGATGGGTCCAAATCAGAGATAGTTCCTCCAG GTGTAGGAACTGGAGGAGAAGGTGCTAATGGAGGTTCAGGATCTAAAGTCCCTG GCACAGACGGGGGAGTCCATTCAGTGTCCATTACTGTTG TGTCATCAGGTCAAGGGTCATCAGGCCACATAGCAGCAGGTCATGGGTCTACAATGATATCCAGCCACGCTTTTGGCCGGCCTTCAGCAGGACAGATGTCAGACGGTGTGGCTGTAGTTTCCTCTGAGGTCCAATCACAGCCTGCAG GGTCAGAGGGATTGGCTCCACATACAGATGGCTCACAGTATGAAAATG GTGAAACGGCTCATGATGGATCTCAAATAGAGTCTCCAG AAATCCCTGAGATAGAATCTAACG GCAATGGTCACAAACAGCTTCTAAATGGAGGAGAAACAGGACTTACAG GCTTGGATCATTTCATGGCAGGCACATCTCAAATACAAGGAACAG gTGGTTTTGATTCATTTGGCACAAGCCCTCACCTGGAAATTACAG GCATAATAGATCAGTCAAGCCATGACTTTCTTGTTGGCTTAATGG GTGGAATAGGAGAGAGCTTTGGTCCAGACACCCAAACGGACGGGCTAG ATCACATGGGACTCGCATTTCAGGTGGATTCGGCAG GCGCTGGCCTGAGTCCAGGGCACCCGTCCAGTGGCGGTCCGGTTCTAGACGCTCCTCCAG ACTCTCCAGGACCAGATTACCTGTCTGTTGACAACGGGAATGGTGATTATGCTCATTCAATCA GCACGGCTGATAATGGAGCCCAGCCAAAGTCACCAGCTGATACAACAG ATTCCTCATTAGTCTTTGACGCAATGTCACATCCGGGACATTCCTTCTTAGATTATTCAG ATGGTGGGGCAGATAATAATGGTGCAGATTTACCTGATACAAACG GAAATGGAAACGGTCGGCACAAACCCGTAGTAGACATACAGAAAG GTGACCCTCCAGGCGTTCATCTCGACATCA GCGGAACAGGTCATCAGGGCGCCGCAACGGAGATGCATCACACAGCTG TTGGCGCTCTTGATCAAAGTGACCATACTCTCAGCCCTTACCTTGACACGACTG GATTTGACGGTGTCGCCGGTGCAAGCATGCAGACAGATATGGCAG GTGCAGCAGGAAATCCAGTGACTGACGGACAAATTCAAACAGACGTGACAG ggCAGGGACACTTAGCTGTGACGGATGGCGTGCCGAATTACACAG CAGATTCTGCGCGTGCGACCGGGACTGGATTCACAG ATGCCTCAGAGACACATAGTAGCATGGTTCAGACAGACTTACCAG TCACAGGGGATCCATTCACAGGGGTTTCCTCACAGACAGATGCCATGGGCACAG ctacAGCTGAACCTCAAGGGACTCTCGGGAGTCCAA GCCAACCTGGTGCTACGGAACAGACACAGCCAGCTG TATCAGCAGGTGAACAGTACCACACATCTGGTCAGGGTCCTGAAG AAAATGTGGAACTGGAAGATACCTGCTGA
- the si:ch211-80h18.1 gene encoding PE-PGRS family protein PE_PGRS5 isoform X2, with protein sequence MLSRNLVIASVAVVFLASTVSAAPVEDKEPEENDFEAEEGEEELSEEEEDDDDSKGQHMKGAGSQQATAAPKGLGMTPGSAAAGESPNGQKLNGGTQTGQVSSGSTSTASNGANGSNGRDGYSRPSGSSSHDASYGGQDGSKSEIVPPGVGTGGEGANGGSGSKVPGTDGGVHSVSITVVSSGQGSSGHIAAGHGSTMISSHAFGRPSAGQMSDGVAVVSSEVQSQPAGSEGLAPHTDGSQYENGETAHDGSQIESPEIPEIESNGNGHKQLLNGGETGLTGLDHFMAGTSQIQGTGGFDSFGTSPHLEITGIIDQSSHDFLVGLMGGIGESFGPDTQTDGLDHMGLAFQVDSAGAGLSPGHPSSGGPVLDAPPDSPGPDYLSVDNGNGDYAHSISTADNGAQPKSPADTTDSSLVFDAMSHPGHSFLDYSDGGADNNGADLPDTNGNGNGRHKPVVDIQKGDPPGVHLDISGTGHQGAATEMHHTAVGALDQSDHTLSPYLDTTGFDGVAGASMQTDMAGAAGNPVTDGQIQTDVTGQGHLAVTDGVPNYTADSARATGTGFTDASETHSSMVQTDLPVTGDPFTGVSSQTDAMGTATAEPQGTLGSPSQPGATEQTQPAACSVQYQQVNSTTHLVRVLKVQKMWNWKIPADFHMKPRVRFLRYRFQCTDQNAWQRNPEPAR encoded by the exons ATGCTGTCACG AAATCTTGTAATTGCTTCAGTGGCTGTTGTGTTTCTGGCGTCCACCGTATCTGCGGCTCCAGTTGAAG ATAAGGAGCCTGAGGAAAATGACTTTGAGGCTGAAGAGGGTGAAGAAGAACTGTCAGAGGAGGAAGAGG ATGATGATGACTCCAAAGGTCAGCATATGAAGG GAGCCGGATCGCAGCAGGCCACTGCAGCACCCAAAGGCTTGG GTATGACTCCTGGCAGCGCCGCCGCGGGCGAATCCCCAAACG GTCAGAAGCTTAATGGTGGCACTCAAACTGGCCAAGTCT CATCAGGCAGCACGTCGACAGCTTCAAATGGAGCAAACG GAAGCAACGGAAGAGACGGGTACTCTCGCCCATCTGGCTCTAGTTCTCATG ATGCAAGTTATGGTGGACAAGATGGGTCCAAATCAGAGATAGTTCCTCCAG GTGTAGGAACTGGAGGAGAAGGTGCTAATGGAGGTTCAGGATCTAAAGTCCCTG GCACAGACGGGGGAGTCCATTCAGTGTCCATTACTGTTG TGTCATCAGGTCAAGGGTCATCAGGCCACATAGCAGCAGGTCATGGGTCTACAATGATATCCAGCCACGCTTTTGGCCGGCCTTCAGCAGGACAGATGTCAGACGGTGTGGCTGTAGTTTCCTCTGAGGTCCAATCACAGCCTGCAG GGTCAGAGGGATTGGCTCCACATACAGATGGCTCACAGTATGAAAATG GTGAAACGGCTCATGATGGATCTCAAATAGAGTCTCCAG AAATCCCTGAGATAGAATCTAACG GCAATGGTCACAAACAGCTTCTAAATGGAGGAGAAACAGGACTTACAG GCTTGGATCATTTCATGGCAGGCACATCTCAAATACAAGGAACAG gTGGTTTTGATTCATTTGGCACAAGCCCTCACCTGGAAATTACAG GCATAATAGATCAGTCAAGCCATGACTTTCTTGTTGGCTTAATGG GTGGAATAGGAGAGAGCTTTGGTCCAGACACCCAAACGGACGGGCTAG ATCACATGGGACTCGCATTTCAGGTGGATTCGGCAG GCGCTGGCCTGAGTCCAGGGCACCCGTCCAGTGGCGGTCCGGTTCTAGACGCTCCTCCAG ACTCTCCAGGACCAGATTACCTGTCTGTTGACAACGGGAATGGTGATTATGCTCATTCAATCA GCACGGCTGATAATGGAGCCCAGCCAAAGTCACCAGCTGATACAACAG ATTCCTCATTAGTCTTTGACGCAATGTCACATCCGGGACATTCCTTCTTAGATTATTCAG ATGGTGGGGCAGATAATAATGGTGCAGATTTACCTGATACAAACG GAAATGGAAACGGTCGGCACAAACCCGTAGTAGACATACAGAAAG GTGACCCTCCAGGCGTTCATCTCGACATCA GCGGAACAGGTCATCAGGGCGCCGCAACGGAGATGCATCACACAGCTG TTGGCGCTCTTGATCAAAGTGACCATACTCTCAGCCCTTACCTTGACACGACTG GATTTGACGGTGTCGCCGGTGCAAGCATGCAGACAGATATGGCAG GTGCAGCAGGAAATCCAGTGACTGACGGACAAATTCAAACAGACGTGACAG ggCAGGGACACTTAGCTGTGACGGATGGCGTGCCGAATTACACAG CAGATTCTGCGCGTGCGACCGGGACTGGATTCACAG ATGCCTCAGAGACACATAGTAGCATGGTTCAGACAGACTTACCAG TCACAGGGGATCCATTCACAGGGGTTTCCTCACAGACAGATGCCATGGGCACAG ctacAGCTGAACCTCAAGGGACTCTCGGGAGTCCAA GCCAACCTGGTGCTACGGAACAGACACAGCCAGCTG ctTGTTCTGTCCAGTATCAGCAGGTGAACAGTACCACACATCTGGTCAGGGTCCTGAAG GTGCAGAAAATGTGGAACTGGAAGATACCTGCTGATTTCCACATGAAGCCGAGAGTGAGGTTTCTGCGCTACAGATTTCAGTGCACAGACCAGAACGCCTGGCAGAGGAACCCTGAACCCGCCCGCTAG
- the si:ch211-80h18.1 gene encoding uncharacterized PE-PGRS family protein PE_PGRS54 isoform X8: protein MLSRNLVIASVAVVFLASTVSAAPVEDKEPEENDFEAEEGEEELSEEEEDDDDSKGQHMKGAGSQQATAAPKGLGMTPGSAAAGESPNGQKLNGGTQTGQVSSGSTSTASNGANGSNGRDGYSRPSGSSSHDASYGGQDGSKSEIVPPGVGTGGEGANGGSGSKVPGTDGGVHSVSITVVSSGQGSSGHIAAGHGSTMISSHAFGRPSAGQMSDGVAVVSSEVQSQPAGSEGLAPHTDGSQYENGETAHDGSQIESPEIPEIESNGNGHKQLLNGGETGLTGLDHFMAGTSQIQGTGGFDSFGTSPHLEITGIIDQSSHDFLVGLMGGIGESFGPDTQTDGLDHMGLAFQVDSAGAGLSPGHPSSGGPVLDAPPDSPGPDYLSVDNGNGDYAHSISTADNGAQPKSPADTTDSSLVFDAMSHPGHSFLDYSDGGADNNGADLPDTNGNGNGRHKPVVDIQKGDPPGVHLDISGTGHQGAATEMHHTAVGALDQSDHTLSPYLDTTGFDGVAGASMQTDMAGAAGNPVTDGQIQTDVTGQGHLAVTDGVPNYTACVSKKQILRVRPGLDSQMPQRHIVAWFRQTYQSQGIHSQGFPHRQMPWAQLNLKGLSGVQANLVLRNRHSQLYQQVNSTTHLVRVLKKMWNWKIPADFHMKPRVRFLRYRFQCTDQNAWQRNPEPAR, encoded by the exons ATGCTGTCACG AAATCTTGTAATTGCTTCAGTGGCTGTTGTGTTTCTGGCGTCCACCGTATCTGCGGCTCCAGTTGAAG ATAAGGAGCCTGAGGAAAATGACTTTGAGGCTGAAGAGGGTGAAGAAGAACTGTCAGAGGAGGAAGAGG ATGATGATGACTCCAAAGGTCAGCATATGAAGG GAGCCGGATCGCAGCAGGCCACTGCAGCACCCAAAGGCTTGG GTATGACTCCTGGCAGCGCCGCCGCGGGCGAATCCCCAAACG GTCAGAAGCTTAATGGTGGCACTCAAACTGGCCAAGTCT CATCAGGCAGCACGTCGACAGCTTCAAATGGAGCAAACG GAAGCAACGGAAGAGACGGGTACTCTCGCCCATCTGGCTCTAGTTCTCATG ATGCAAGTTATGGTGGACAAGATGGGTCCAAATCAGAGATAGTTCCTCCAG GTGTAGGAACTGGAGGAGAAGGTGCTAATGGAGGTTCAGGATCTAAAGTCCCTG GCACAGACGGGGGAGTCCATTCAGTGTCCATTACTGTTG TGTCATCAGGTCAAGGGTCATCAGGCCACATAGCAGCAGGTCATGGGTCTACAATGATATCCAGCCACGCTTTTGGCCGGCCTTCAGCAGGACAGATGTCAGACGGTGTGGCTGTAGTTTCCTCTGAGGTCCAATCACAGCCTGCAG GGTCAGAGGGATTGGCTCCACATACAGATGGCTCACAGTATGAAAATG GTGAAACGGCTCATGATGGATCTCAAATAGAGTCTCCAG AAATCCCTGAGATAGAATCTAACG GCAATGGTCACAAACAGCTTCTAAATGGAGGAGAAACAGGACTTACAG GCTTGGATCATTTCATGGCAGGCACATCTCAAATACAAGGAACAG gTGGTTTTGATTCATTTGGCACAAGCCCTCACCTGGAAATTACAG GCATAATAGATCAGTCAAGCCATGACTTTCTTGTTGGCTTAATGG GTGGAATAGGAGAGAGCTTTGGTCCAGACACCCAAACGGACGGGCTAG ATCACATGGGACTCGCATTTCAGGTGGATTCGGCAG GCGCTGGCCTGAGTCCAGGGCACCCGTCCAGTGGCGGTCCGGTTCTAGACGCTCCTCCAG ACTCTCCAGGACCAGATTACCTGTCTGTTGACAACGGGAATGGTGATTATGCTCATTCAATCA GCACGGCTGATAATGGAGCCCAGCCAAAGTCACCAGCTGATACAACAG ATTCCTCATTAGTCTTTGACGCAATGTCACATCCGGGACATTCCTTCTTAGATTATTCAG ATGGTGGGGCAGATAATAATGGTGCAGATTTACCTGATACAAACG GAAATGGAAACGGTCGGCACAAACCCGTAGTAGACATACAGAAAG GTGACCCTCCAGGCGTTCATCTCGACATCA GCGGAACAGGTCATCAGGGCGCCGCAACGGAGATGCATCACACAGCTG TTGGCGCTCTTGATCAAAGTGACCATACTCTCAGCCCTTACCTTGACACGACTG GATTTGACGGTGTCGCCGGTGCAAGCATGCAGACAGATATGGCAG GTGCAGCAGGAAATCCAGTGACTGACGGACAAATTCAAACAGACGTGACAG ggCAGGGACACTTAGCTGTGACGGATGGCGTGCCGAATTACACAG CGTGTGTTTCTAAAAAGCAGATTCTGCGCGTGCGACCGGGACTGGATTCACAG ATGCCTCAGAGACACATAGTAGCATGGTTCAGACAGACTTACCAG TCACAGGGGATCCATTCACAGGGGTTTCCTCACAGACAGATGCCATGGGCACAG CTGAACCTCAAGGGACTCTCGGGAGTCCAA GCCAACCTGGTGCTACGGAACAGACACAGCCAGCTG TATCAGCAGGTGAACAGTACCACACATCTGGTCAGGGTCCTGAAG AAAATGTGGAACTGGAAGATACCTGCTGATTTCCACATGAAGCCGAGAGTGAGGTTTCTGCGCTACAGATTTCAGTGCACAGACCAGAACGCCTGGCAGAGGAACCCTGAACCCGCCCGCTAG
- the si:ch211-80h18.1 gene encoding uncharacterized PE-PGRS family protein PE_PGRS54 isoform X5, translating into MLSRNLVIASVAVVFLASTVSAAPVEDKEPEENDFEAEEGEEELSEEEEDDDDSKGQHMKGAGSQQATAAPKGLGMTPGSAAAGESPNGQKLNGGTQTGQVSSGSTSTASNGANGSNGRDGYSRPSGSSSHDASYGGQDGSKSEIVPPGVGTGGEGANGGSGSKVPGTDGGVHSVSITVVSSGQGSSGHIAAGHGSTMISSHAFGRPSAGQMSDGVAVVSSEVQSQPAGSEGLAPHTDGSQYENGETAHDGSQIESPEIPEIESNGNGHKQLLNGGETGLTGLDHFMAGTSQIQGTGGFDSFGTSPHLEITGIIDQSSHDFLVGLMGGIGESFGPDTQTDGLDHMGLAFQVDSAGAGLSPGHPSSGGPVLDAPPDSPGPDYLSVDNGNGDYAHSISTADNGAQPKSPADTTDSSLVFDAMSHPGHSFLDYSDGGADNNGADLPDTNGNGNGRHKPVVDIQKGDPPGVHLDISGTGHQGAATEMHHTAVGALDQSDHTLSPYLDTTGFDGVAGASMQTDMAGAAGNPVTDGQIQTDVTGQGHLAVTDGVPNYTACVSKKQILRVRPGLDSQMPQRHIVAWFRQTYQSQGIHSQGFPHRQMPWAQLQLNLKGLSGVQANLVLRNRHSQLYQQVNSTTHLVRVLKKMWNWKIPADFHMKPRVRFLRYRFQCTDQNAWQRNPEPAR; encoded by the exons ATGCTGTCACG AAATCTTGTAATTGCTTCAGTGGCTGTTGTGTTTCTGGCGTCCACCGTATCTGCGGCTCCAGTTGAAG ATAAGGAGCCTGAGGAAAATGACTTTGAGGCTGAAGAGGGTGAAGAAGAACTGTCAGAGGAGGAAGAGG ATGATGATGACTCCAAAGGTCAGCATATGAAGG GAGCCGGATCGCAGCAGGCCACTGCAGCACCCAAAGGCTTGG GTATGACTCCTGGCAGCGCCGCCGCGGGCGAATCCCCAAACG GTCAGAAGCTTAATGGTGGCACTCAAACTGGCCAAGTCT CATCAGGCAGCACGTCGACAGCTTCAAATGGAGCAAACG GAAGCAACGGAAGAGACGGGTACTCTCGCCCATCTGGCTCTAGTTCTCATG ATGCAAGTTATGGTGGACAAGATGGGTCCAAATCAGAGATAGTTCCTCCAG GTGTAGGAACTGGAGGAGAAGGTGCTAATGGAGGTTCAGGATCTAAAGTCCCTG GCACAGACGGGGGAGTCCATTCAGTGTCCATTACTGTTG TGTCATCAGGTCAAGGGTCATCAGGCCACATAGCAGCAGGTCATGGGTCTACAATGATATCCAGCCACGCTTTTGGCCGGCCTTCAGCAGGACAGATGTCAGACGGTGTGGCTGTAGTTTCCTCTGAGGTCCAATCACAGCCTGCAG GGTCAGAGGGATTGGCTCCACATACAGATGGCTCACAGTATGAAAATG GTGAAACGGCTCATGATGGATCTCAAATAGAGTCTCCAG AAATCCCTGAGATAGAATCTAACG GCAATGGTCACAAACAGCTTCTAAATGGAGGAGAAACAGGACTTACAG GCTTGGATCATTTCATGGCAGGCACATCTCAAATACAAGGAACAG gTGGTTTTGATTCATTTGGCACAAGCCCTCACCTGGAAATTACAG GCATAATAGATCAGTCAAGCCATGACTTTCTTGTTGGCTTAATGG GTGGAATAGGAGAGAGCTTTGGTCCAGACACCCAAACGGACGGGCTAG ATCACATGGGACTCGCATTTCAGGTGGATTCGGCAG GCGCTGGCCTGAGTCCAGGGCACCCGTCCAGTGGCGGTCCGGTTCTAGACGCTCCTCCAG ACTCTCCAGGACCAGATTACCTGTCTGTTGACAACGGGAATGGTGATTATGCTCATTCAATCA GCACGGCTGATAATGGAGCCCAGCCAAAGTCACCAGCTGATACAACAG ATTCCTCATTAGTCTTTGACGCAATGTCACATCCGGGACATTCCTTCTTAGATTATTCAG ATGGTGGGGCAGATAATAATGGTGCAGATTTACCTGATACAAACG GAAATGGAAACGGTCGGCACAAACCCGTAGTAGACATACAGAAAG GTGACCCTCCAGGCGTTCATCTCGACATCA GCGGAACAGGTCATCAGGGCGCCGCAACGGAGATGCATCACACAGCTG TTGGCGCTCTTGATCAAAGTGACCATACTCTCAGCCCTTACCTTGACACGACTG GATTTGACGGTGTCGCCGGTGCAAGCATGCAGACAGATATGGCAG GTGCAGCAGGAAATCCAGTGACTGACGGACAAATTCAAACAGACGTGACAG ggCAGGGACACTTAGCTGTGACGGATGGCGTGCCGAATTACACAG CGTGTGTTTCTAAAAAGCAGATTCTGCGCGTGCGACCGGGACTGGATTCACAG ATGCCTCAGAGACACATAGTAGCATGGTTCAGACAGACTTACCAG TCACAGGGGATCCATTCACAGGGGTTTCCTCACAGACAGATGCCATGGGCACAG ctacAGCTGAACCTCAAGGGACTCTCGGGAGTCCAA GCCAACCTGGTGCTACGGAACAGACACAGCCAGCTG TATCAGCAGGTGAACAGTACCACACATCTGGTCAGGGTCCTGAAG AAAATGTGGAACTGGAAGATACCTGCTGATTTCCACATGAAGCCGAGAGTGAGGTTTCTGCGCTACAGATTTCAGTGCACAGACCAGAACGCCTGGCAGAGGAACCCTGAACCCGCCCGCTAG
- the si:ch211-80h18.1 gene encoding uncharacterized PE-PGRS family protein PE_PGRS54 isoform X4 — MLSRNLVIASVAVVFLASTVSAAPVEDKEPEENDFEAEEGEEELSEEEEDDDDSKGQHMKGAGSQQATAAPKGLGMTPGSAAAGESPNGQKLNGGTQTGQVSSGSTSTASNGANGSNGRDGYSRPSGSSSHDASYGGQDGSKSEIVPPGVGTGGEGANGGSGSKVPGTDGGVHSVSITVVSSGQGSSGHIAAGHGSTMISSHAFGRPSAGQMSDGVAVVSSEVQSQPAGSEGLAPHTDGSQYENGETAHDGSQIESPEIPEIESNGNGHKQLLNGGETGLTGLDHFMAGTSQIQGTGGFDSFGTSPHLEITGIIDQSSHDFLVGLMGGIGESFGPDTQTDGLDHMGLAFQVDSAGAGLSPGHPSSGGPVLDAPPDSPGPDYLSVDNGNGDYAHSISTADNGAQPKSPADTTDSSLVFDAMSHPGHSFLDYSDGGADNNGADLPDTNGNGNGRHKPVVDIQKGDPPGVHLDISGTGHQGAATEMHHTAVGALDQSDHTLSPYLDTTGFDGVAGASMQTDMAGAAGNPVTDGQIQTDVTGQGHLAVTDGVPNYTACVSKKQILRVRPGLDSQMPQRHIVAWFRQTYQSQGIHSQGFPHRQMPWAQLNLKGLSGVQANLVLRNRHSQLYQQVNSTTHLVRVLKVQKMWNWKIPADFHMKPRVRFLRYRFQCTDQNAWQRNPEPAR, encoded by the exons ATGCTGTCACG AAATCTTGTAATTGCTTCAGTGGCTGTTGTGTTTCTGGCGTCCACCGTATCTGCGGCTCCAGTTGAAG ATAAGGAGCCTGAGGAAAATGACTTTGAGGCTGAAGAGGGTGAAGAAGAACTGTCAGAGGAGGAAGAGG ATGATGATGACTCCAAAGGTCAGCATATGAAGG GAGCCGGATCGCAGCAGGCCACTGCAGCACCCAAAGGCTTGG GTATGACTCCTGGCAGCGCCGCCGCGGGCGAATCCCCAAACG GTCAGAAGCTTAATGGTGGCACTCAAACTGGCCAAGTCT CATCAGGCAGCACGTCGACAGCTTCAAATGGAGCAAACG GAAGCAACGGAAGAGACGGGTACTCTCGCCCATCTGGCTCTAGTTCTCATG ATGCAAGTTATGGTGGACAAGATGGGTCCAAATCAGAGATAGTTCCTCCAG GTGTAGGAACTGGAGGAGAAGGTGCTAATGGAGGTTCAGGATCTAAAGTCCCTG GCACAGACGGGGGAGTCCATTCAGTGTCCATTACTGTTG TGTCATCAGGTCAAGGGTCATCAGGCCACATAGCAGCAGGTCATGGGTCTACAATGATATCCAGCCACGCTTTTGGCCGGCCTTCAGCAGGACAGATGTCAGACGGTGTGGCTGTAGTTTCCTCTGAGGTCCAATCACAGCCTGCAG GGTCAGAGGGATTGGCTCCACATACAGATGGCTCACAGTATGAAAATG GTGAAACGGCTCATGATGGATCTCAAATAGAGTCTCCAG AAATCCCTGAGATAGAATCTAACG GCAATGGTCACAAACAGCTTCTAAATGGAGGAGAAACAGGACTTACAG GCTTGGATCATTTCATGGCAGGCACATCTCAAATACAAGGAACAG gTGGTTTTGATTCATTTGGCACAAGCCCTCACCTGGAAATTACAG GCATAATAGATCAGTCAAGCCATGACTTTCTTGTTGGCTTAATGG GTGGAATAGGAGAGAGCTTTGGTCCAGACACCCAAACGGACGGGCTAG ATCACATGGGACTCGCATTTCAGGTGGATTCGGCAG GCGCTGGCCTGAGTCCAGGGCACCCGTCCAGTGGCGGTCCGGTTCTAGACGCTCCTCCAG ACTCTCCAGGACCAGATTACCTGTCTGTTGACAACGGGAATGGTGATTATGCTCATTCAATCA GCACGGCTGATAATGGAGCCCAGCCAAAGTCACCAGCTGATACAACAG ATTCCTCATTAGTCTTTGACGCAATGTCACATCCGGGACATTCCTTCTTAGATTATTCAG ATGGTGGGGCAGATAATAATGGTGCAGATTTACCTGATACAAACG GAAATGGAAACGGTCGGCACAAACCCGTAGTAGACATACAGAAAG GTGACCCTCCAGGCGTTCATCTCGACATCA GCGGAACAGGTCATCAGGGCGCCGCAACGGAGATGCATCACACAGCTG TTGGCGCTCTTGATCAAAGTGACCATACTCTCAGCCCTTACCTTGACACGACTG GATTTGACGGTGTCGCCGGTGCAAGCATGCAGACAGATATGGCAG GTGCAGCAGGAAATCCAGTGACTGACGGACAAATTCAAACAGACGTGACAG ggCAGGGACACTTAGCTGTGACGGATGGCGTGCCGAATTACACAG CGTGTGTTTCTAAAAAGCAGATTCTGCGCGTGCGACCGGGACTGGATTCACAG ATGCCTCAGAGACACATAGTAGCATGGTTCAGACAGACTTACCAG TCACAGGGGATCCATTCACAGGGGTTTCCTCACAGACAGATGCCATGGGCACAG CTGAACCTCAAGGGACTCTCGGGAGTCCAA GCCAACCTGGTGCTACGGAACAGACACAGCCAGCTG TATCAGCAGGTGAACAGTACCACACATCTGGTCAGGGTCCTGAAG GTGCAGAAAATGTGGAACTGGAAGATACCTGCTGATTTCCACATGAAGCCGAGAGTGAGGTTTCTGCGCTACAGATTTCAGTGCACAGACCAGAACGCCTGGCAGAGGAACCCTGAACCCGCCCGCTAG